In a single window of the Magnolia sinica isolate HGM2019 chromosome 7, MsV1, whole genome shotgun sequence genome:
- the LOC131250528 gene encoding UDP-glycosyltransferase 87A2-like — protein MDTIPSCHVVAMPHPGRGHINPMMNVCKLLSCYQGLVITFVVTDEWLGLIGLAPKPSNIQLRSIPNVIPSELDRGADYAGFLEAVFTKMADPFDRLLDQLNQPISCIIADTHLPWAVEIGNRRSIPVASLWTMTPAVFSIFHHYDLIMSNLHLTADDDLSGQYATVRHGVTIKFKSHAIDRDHKVMDDFRPYVTFKDGGMIEEKNCLIGIPGITSIRVRDLPSIFLQKDANGVQLLSRALQAFQSVPKSQCLMLASFYEQDTHAIDTLRAILALPIYPVGPTIPYMSLHKTSSDSKDRTPVDYFSWLDSRSKCSVLYVSLGSFLPISGPQMDEFLLGLGSSGVHFLWVARGDAGHLREAAAINGEIGLVVPWCDQLRVLSHPSIGGFLTHCGWNSTMESIFAGVPMLTFPLFWDQTTNAKSIVEDWKVGIRLKKEVGQENVVKSDEIARTVHRLMDLDGDESKELRRRARELQEYCKRAISTGGSSTASLDTFVRDFVRGRNG, from the exons ATGGACACGATCCCCAGCTGCCACGTGGTGGCGATGCCCCACCCAGGTCGTGGCCATATCAACCCCATGATGAACGTCTGCAAACTCCTATCATGCTATCAAGGCCTAGTCATTACCTTTGTGGTCACTGATGAGTGGCTCGGCCTCATCGGCTTAGCTCCAAAGCCGTCCAACATACAGCTCCGCTCCATACCCAATGTCATCCCATCAGAGCTGGACCGCGGGGCTGACTACGCCGGTTTCCTCGAGGCTGTCTTCACAAAGATGGCCGATCCATTCGATCGGCTCCTGGATCAGCTTAATCAGCCGATCAGCTGCATCATAGCTGATACTCACCTGCCGTGGGCCGTTGAGATCGGAAACCGGAGGAGTATTCCGGTGGCATCGCTTTGGACAATGACGCCGGCCGTGTTTTCCATCTTCCATCACTATGATCTGATCATGTCCAATCTGCATTTAACGGCTGATGATGACTTATCAG GGCAATATGCTACTGTCAGACATGGAGTTACAATTAAATTCAAATCACATGCCATTGACAGAGATCACAAGGTCATGGATGACTTTAGGCCATATGTCACTTTCAAAGATGGGGGCATG ATAGAAGAGAAGAACTGCTTGATCGGCATCCCAGGCATCACTTCCATTAGAGTAAGAGATTTACCATCCATTTTCCTTCAAAAAGATGCAAATGGTGTCCAACTCCTAAGCCGAGCTCTACAAGCCTTCCAAAGCGTGCCCAAATCACAATGCCTTATGCTCGCATCCTTTTACGAGCAAGATACACATGCAATAGACACCCTAAGAGCAATACTCGCACTCCCCATctaccctgtggggcccaccatcccatacATGTCCCTCCACAAAACATCTTCGGACAGCAAGGATCGCACCCCCGTGGACTACTTCAGTTGGCTCGATTCTAGATCGAAATGCTCCGTGCTATATGTGTCACTGGGCAGTTTTTTACCTATCTCTGGTCCACAGATGGATGAATTTTTATTGGGgttgggctcaagtggggtccacttcttATGGGTCGCACGTGGGGATGCCGGACATCTACGAGAGGCGGCGGCGATCAACGGTGAGATTGGTCTAGTTGTGCCATGGTGTGACCAGTTGAGGGTCTTGTCCCATCCTTCCATTGGAGGCTTCTTGACACATTGTGGGTGGAATTCTACTATGGAAAGTATCTTTGCAGGTGTGCCAATGCTCACATTTCCGCTATTTTGGGATCAAACTACAAATGCTAAGTCGATAGTCGAAGATTGGAAAGTCGGCATTAGATTGAAAAAAGAAGTTGGACAGGAGAATGTGGTAAAATCCGATGAAATTGCTCGGACCGTGCATAGATTAATGGACTTAGACGGAGACGAGAGTAAAGAGCTGAGGAGAAGAGCTAGAGAACTGCAAGAGTACTGCAAGAGAGCAATATCCACGGGCGGCTCATCTACTGCTAGCTTGGACACCTTTGTTAGAGATTTTGTTAGAGGCCGCAACGGATAG
- the LOC131250529 gene encoding UDP-glycosyltransferase 87A1-like yields MDVCQLLSSNQDLIKTFVVTEEWLGFIGSAPKPSNIRLRSIPNVIPSERARGKDMASFVEAVYTKMADPFDQLLDQLDQPISWIITDTYLTWVVEIGNRRNIPVASLWTMSSAVFSILYHNDLIMSNLHLTADDDLSGIKFILALNCLVLHPQKTIADHSVRKPLGLQFYLVLQLQIFSGVSSGIFSGVSPQKGVSSD; encoded by the exons atgGACGTCTGCCAGCTCCTATCATCCAATCAAGACCTAATCAAAACCTTTGTGGTCACTGAGGAGTGGCTCGGCTTCATCGGCTCAGCCCCGAAGCCATCCAATATACGTCTCCGTTCCATACCCAATGTAATCCCTTCAGAGCGGGCCCGTGGGAAAGACATGGCCAGCTTCGTTGAAGCCGTCTACACCAAGATGGCCGATCCATTCGATCAGCTACTCGATCAGCTTGATCAGCCGATCAGCTGGATCATAACCGATACTTACTTGACGTGGGTCGTTGAGATCGGAAATCGGAGGAATATTCCAGTGGCATCGCTTTGGACGATGTCGTCGGCCGTGTTTTCCATCCTCTATCACAATGATCTGATCATGTCCAATCTTCATTTAACGGCTGATGATGACTTATCAG GGATTAAGTTCATCTTGGCACTGAACTGTTTGGTCTTACATCCACAGAAGACAATCGCAGACCATTCAGTTAGGAAGCCT CTAGGACTGCAGTTTTACCTTGTTTTGCAGTTGCAGATATTTAGTGGTGTTTCATCTGGCAT CTTTTCAGGAGTGTCCCCACAGAAAGGTGTTTCTAGTGACTGA